Part of the Bradyrhizobium sp. AZCC 1721 genome, TGCGCGTCACATAGGTTTCGATCTGGGCCTTGACCTGCTCGAACTCGGGCGCCTTGCGGGCGCGCTTTTCCTCGACCTTGATGAGGTGCCAGCCGAATTGCGACTTGACGGGGTCGGAAATCTTGCCGGGTTCGAGCGTGAAGGCGACGGCGGAGAATTCCGGCACCATCTGTTCCTTGGTGAAGAAGCCGAGATCGCCGCCATCGGAGGCGCCGGGGTCCTTGGACTTCTTCTTTGCCAGTTCGGCGAAGTCGCCGCCCTTCTTCAGCTCTTCCGCGATCGCCTTGGCCTCATCCTCGGTCTCGACCAGGATGTGCCGGGCGTGGACTTCCATTTCCCCCGTGATCTGCTTGGCGGCCTCCTCATAGACCTGCTTCATGGCCGCTTCGCTGGTCGCGGCCTTGCCCTCGGTGGCGAGCAGGCTGTCCATCAGCAGGCGGCTGCGCGTGAACGCCAGGCGCTTCTTGAAGTCTTCGGAATTCTCGACCTTCTTTTCCTCGGCGGCCTTGGCGACGATCTTCAGGTCGATCAGGAAGGCCAGCACGTTGTCCTTCTTGGTCGCCGGGTCCATTTGCGCGAGGCTGGGGCCGAGTTCCTCTTCCGCGAGCGCGACGTCGCTCTGGCGGATCTCCGCGCCGTTAACCTTGGCAAGAACGGGGTTGTCCTGGGCGCGAACCGGCAGGCCGGCGGCAAGAACCGCAGCCAGACAGGCCATTACGGCCAAAGAACCCCGTGAGCAGGCCGTGCCGAAGCGCAGGCCGGTTTTCGTTTCCGGGAACGAGGTGGTCATGGAAAATCCTTGTCTTGAAGAGGGGCGCCAAAGGCGGCGGGACACTCGCCCAATCATGCGGCCTTGGCAACGCGAAAAGTCTGTCAAAATGATGAATTCCTTGACATATGGACCCACGTTGACAAGGCCCGAACCCGGCCATATCTGTGCCGGATCGTACAGCGGCGATAGCGCTTATTTTGCTGCGTTTTTTGCCGTTGAACCTTGGATTGCTTAATTCCCACTCATTAGGCGGATGACGCCCCGGAACGGGGTATTTGCCGCCGTGCGTCACGGTGAGTTGATAGGCAACTTGGTGGTCC contains:
- a CDS encoding peptidylprolyl isomerase, encoding MTTSFPETKTGLRFGTACSRGSLAVMACLAAVLAAGLPVRAQDNPVLAKVNGAEIRQSDVALAEEELGPSLAQMDPATKKDNVLAFLIDLKIVAKAAEEKKVENSEDFKKRLAFTRSRLLMDSLLATEGKAATSEAAMKQVYEEAAKQITGEMEVHARHILVETEDEAKAIAEELKKGGDFAELAKKKSKDPGASDGGDLGFFTKEQMVPEFSAVAFTLEPGKISDPVKSQFGWHLIKVEEKRARKAPEFEQVKAQIETYVTRKAQAEYVAKLREAAKVERMDKPAEATKPDAAKPSDSKMAPTKK